The genomic DNA CGACTGGGACGGGGATGCCGCCGCCCTCTGGACGCGCCCGTCGACAGACTCAGGGACCCAGCCGAGCGGTGCCGAGGTACTCAGACGACTCAAGGCCCTTCCCGGCTTCGGCGAGCAGAAGGCGAAGATCTTCCTCGCCCTCCTCGGCAAGCAGTACGGGTTCACCGGCGAGGGCTGGCGGGAGGCTTCGGCGCCCTACGGCGAGGACGGGTCGTACCGCAGCGTCGCCGACATCGTGTCGCCGGAGTCGCTGACGAAGGTGCGCGAGTACAAGAAGGCGATGAAGGCCGCGGCGAAGGCGGCGAAGTAGTGCAGCCGACCGGGGACGACGTCGCGGGCCTGATCGCCCGCTCCTCCCCGGCCGTGCGTCGCCGTGATGCGGAGACGCTGACCGCTCTCCTGCAGGACATCACCGGGCGCGAGCCGCAGACCTGGGGGTCGATCATCAGGTTCGGCTCCTGCCACTACCGCTACCCCACCGGGACGGAGGGCGACAGCGGCATTCTGAGCTTCGCCCCCCGGAAGGCCGCGACCACGATCTACCTCCTCGACGGGGTGGACGCCCACGCGGAGGCTCTCGGCGCGCTCGGCCCGCACACGACGGGGGTGGGCTGCCTCTACCTCAAGGACCTCGACGAGGTCGACCTCGACGTGCTGCGCGGGATCCTCGAGCGTTCGCGCACCTGGGTCGAGTCCGGCGGCGACGCGGGCATGCAGCTGACGGTCACGTCGTAGCTCTCGTACTCTCGCCGAGACCCCGGGTTCCCGCCGAAACCCCGGCGTGCGAACGTGGGGAGTCCGGGGTCTCGGCGGGAAGGCGGGGCCTCAGGTGGTGGCCACCCCCTCTTCAACCTGCACGCGCCGTGCGTCCGCCGCGTGACGACGCCACCGCCAGTCGTGCGTCACCGTGACGACGGCGGCGGGGTGGTCCGCGAGAGCGTGCTCGAGCTGCTCCATGAGCTCGGGATCGAGATGGTTCGTCGGCTCATCGAGCAGCAGCAGATCGAACGGCGACGACAGGGCGACCGCGAGATCCAGCCGCCGACGCTGCCCGACGGAGAGAGCCCGCACGTCGCGGTCCACCTCCGACCCGCGGAAGAGTCCATGAGCCAGGAGAGCGTCGTGCGCATCCGCCGGCGGCGTCCCGGTCCGAGCCGCGAAGACTTCGACGGCGGAACCCCGCGGGCGCGTGTCGACCTCCTGCCGGAGGAACGCGATCCGCGTCCCGTCCCCGCGGACGAGCGTCCCGGATGCGGGGAGGAGCTCGCCGGCGAGGAGACGGAGGAGTGTCGTCTTCCCGGCTCCGTTCGGTCCGGTCACGAGCCACCGCGAACCGGCCTCGATCGTCCATTGCGACACGGCGAGCCGTCGTCCGGGTTCGCGGAGGGCCACGGCATCGAGCGTCAGGAGCGGCCCGCCGAGCGACTCCGGACCCTCTGCCGCGACCGTGAACCGCAGGGGCTCGGGCGGCGCCGGGCACGGGTTCTCCCGCAACCGCGACAGCCGCTCCTTCGCCATGCGGATGCGCCCGACGGCCCCGTGGTCGCGGCTCCGCGCCCGGAACGCGCCATGACCGAAGCCGTCGAGCTCGAGCTTGCGCGGGATCGCCTGCAGCCGGAACGCGTTGGCGGCGAGCAGGGCCTCGGTGCGGGCGACCTCGGCCTTCCACTCCTCGTGGCGCGCGACCGCCGCCCGGCGTTCGGCCTCGCGCGCCCGCAGGAACCCGGCGTAACCATCGCCGTAGCGCCGGATCCGACCGTCCTCCACCTGCACGACAGAGGTCGCGAAACGGTCCAGGAAGTCACGGTCGTGCGTCACGACCACCAGCGCTCCCCGATGCGCCGCGAGACGGTCCTCGAGCCAGGTCAGCGCCCGGTCGTCGAGGTCGTTCGTGGGCTCGTCGAGGAGCAGGAGCTCGGCTCCGGAAGAGAGGGCGACCGCGAGAGCGAGCCGCGCCCGCTCTCCGCCCGACAGCGTGGCCACCGATCGCCCGCGGTCCAGCCCGCCCAGCCCGAGCTGTTCGAGAGCGGTGTCGATGCGACGGTCCACCTCGTATCCGCCGCGGGACTCGAAACGGTCCT from Microbacterium paraoxydans includes the following:
- a CDS encoding HhH-GPD-type base excision DNA repair protein; translated protein: MALHITGDTAADALLTENPTALLIGMLLDQQIPMETAFTGPLKIEQRTGAADAAAIAGMAPEEFLEAFRQTPAVHRFPGSMATRVQTLCQALVDDWDGDAAALWTRPSTDSGTQPSGAEVLRRLKALPGFGEQKAKIFLALLGKQYGFTGEGWREASAPYGEDGSYRSVADIVSPESLTKVREYKKAMKAAAKAAK
- a CDS encoding DUF1801 domain-containing protein; amino-acid sequence: MQPTGDDVAGLIARSSPAVRRRDAETLTALLQDITGREPQTWGSIIRFGSCHYRYPTGTEGDSGILSFAPRKAATTIYLLDGVDAHAEALGALGPHTTGVGCLYLKDLDEVDLDVLRGILERSRTWVESGGDAGMQLTVTS
- a CDS encoding ABC-F family ATP-binding cassette domain-containing protein; its protein translation is MFPVLSTPSDSSARAHRECALQAASVRFADRLVLDRIDLVVGPADRLAVIGDNGTGKSTLLDLLAGVLAPTSGEVRLDLPGGIAHARQNPVFADGATVTDAIDELLGDLRALEHDLARAYDLLAAATPSERAQQMAAAALLQDRFESRGGYEVDRRIDTALEQLGLGGLDRGRSVATLSGGERARLALAVALSSGAELLLLDEPTNDLDDRALTWLEDRLAAHRGALVVVTHDRDFLDRFATSVVQVEDGRIRRYGDGYAGFLRAREAERRAAVARHEEWKAEVARTEALLAANAFRLQAIPRKLELDGFGHGAFRARSRDHGAVGRIRMAKERLSRLRENPCPAPPEPLRFTVAAEGPESLGGPLLTLDAVALREPGRRLAVSQWTIEAGSRWLVTGPNGAGKTTLLRLLAGELLPASGTLVRGDGTRIAFLRQEVDTRPRGSAVEVFAARTGTPPADAHDALLAHGLFRGSEVDRDVRALSVGQRRRLDLAVALSSPFDLLLLDEPTNHLDPELMEQLEHALADHPAAVVTVTHDWRWRRHAADARRVQVEEGVATT